The following are encoded together in the Xiphophorus hellerii strain 12219 chromosome 3, Xiphophorus_hellerii-4.1, whole genome shotgun sequence genome:
- the LOC116714836 gene encoding tripartite motif-containing protein 16-like: MEQLDRETFFCSLCLDLLKDPVAIPCGHSYCMNCITNFWDEGEKKKNYHCPQCRKTFTQRPDLQKNTMLAALVEQLKKTGLQAAPADLHYAGPEDVACDSCTGRKLKAIKSCLFCLASFCEKHLQPHHDVAPYNKHKLVEPSKNLQENICSRHDEVMKMFCRTDQKCICYLCSVDEHKGHDTVSAAAERTERQRELEERRGKIHQMIQDQEKNVKLLQQEVEAINHSAEKTVEDSEKIFTELIRLLQKRSSEVKQQIRSQQETEVSRVKDVQEKLEQEITELKRKDAELEQLSHTEDHNQFLLNYPSLPALSESTHSSSINIRPLRHFEDVTAAVSELREKLQDVLRDSWTNISVMVTEVDVLLSEPEPKSRAGFLRYSCEITLDPNTARSFLLLSEGDRKVTTMNQHQSYSSHPDRFTYWFQVLSRESLTGCCYWEVEWSGEQVYVAVAYKNISRVGSGNECGFGRNDKSWALECYQNSFRFGHNNIWTSISGPGSSRIGVYLDHRAGILSFYSVSETMTLLHRVQTRFTQPILAGVTFYYFGNSAEFCKPK, encoded by the coding sequence ATGGAGCAGCTGGACCGAGAAACCTTCTTCTGTTCCCTCTGtctggatctactgaaggatccggtggctattccctgtggacacagctactgtatgaactgtattaCTAACTTCTGGGATGAaggtgagaaaaagaaaaactaccacTGTCCTCAGTGCAGGAAAACCTTCACACAGAGGCCtgacctgcagaaaaacaccatgttagcagctttagtggagcagctgaagaagactggactccaagctgctcctgctgatcTCCActatgctggacctgaagatgtggcctgtgattcctgcactggaagaaaactAAAAGCCATCAAGTCCTGTTTATTCTGTCTGGCCTCTTTCTGTgagaaacaccttcagcctCATCATGATGTGGCTCCATATAACaaacacaagctggtggagccctccaagaacctccaggagaacatctgctctcgtcatgatgaggtgatgaagatgttctgccgcactgatcagaagtgtatctgttatctctgctctgtggatgaacataaaggccaTGACACAgtctcagctgcagcagaaaggactgagaggcagagagagctggaggagagacgaggaaaAATCCATCAGATGATCCAGGACCAGGAGAaaaatgtgaagctgcttcaacaggaggtggaggccatcaatcacTCTGCTGAgaaaacagtggaggacagtgagaagatcttcactgagctgatccgtctcctccagaaaagaagctctgaggtgaagcagcagatcagatcccagcaggaaactgaagtgagtcgagtcaaagatgttcaggagaagctggagcaggagatcactgagctgaagaggaaagacgctgagctggagcagctctcacacacagaggatcacaaccagtttctcctcaactacccctcactgccagcactcagtgagtctacacactcatccagcatcaacatccgtcctctgagacactttgaggacgtgacagcagctgtgtcagagctcagagagaaactacaggacgtcctgagagactcatggacaaacatctcagtgatggtcactgaggtggatgttctactgtcagaaccagaaccaaagagcagagctggaTTCTTAAGATATTCATGTGAAATCACACTGGATCCAAATACTGCACGCAGTTTTCTGTTACTATCAGAGGGGGACAGGAAGGTGACAACAATGAATCAGCATCAATCTTATTCTAGTCACCCAGACAGATTTACTTATTGGTTTCAGGTTCTGAgtagagagagtctgactggatgttgttactgggaggtggagtggagcGGAGAACAAGTTTATGTAGCAGTAGCATACAAGAACATCAGCAGAGTAGGAAGTGGGAATGAATGTGGATTTGGACGTAATGACAAATCTTGGGCATTAGAGTGTTACCAAAACAGTTTTAGATTTGGTCACAACAACATCTGGACCTCCATCTCAGGTCCTGGTTCCTCCAGAATAGGAGTGTATctggatcacagagcaggtattctgtccttctacagcgtctctgaaaccatgactctcctccacagagtccagaccagattcactcaGCCGATACTGGCTGGagttacattttattactttggAAACTCTGCAGAGTTCTGTAAGCCCAAAtag